The DNA region CAATAATATTCAGAAGTATTCTCGAGTTACAGGCCAGTCAAAAAATCCTAGACCTGTGCCAAGTAACCCAAAAGCTGATCCGGCTAAAAAATGTTCAGTTACTGGAACTCTTACCAAGCTGGCTGCAAAACAATTGGTGGGAACTTTAACCTTCTAGAAGCTGTAGCTTTCAAACATTCAACATTTCTTTGATCAATTCTTTAATTCCTCTTTTTTAACTACTATTTTAACCTGCACAGAATAACTCAGTTTCAGAAACACATCCACCATCCAGAATGTATCAACCAGGAAGTGGAGCAAATAAGTCAGAAGCTTGTCTTCCACAAGGTGTTTCTGACACTGTTGAAAAAAAGCAACAGACactttttcaaaaaacaaaatcatctGGCCTAAGGATGCCATCTCCCTCTCTGGGATACTTTTCTCAGGTATGATTGCTATATTATTTGGTTCCTTATTTCATTCCTAGGAGAATGCTTTCGTGAAATAACACTCATATGGTGATCTCATTTGCATACCAATTGCTGCTTTGCAGTCAAAAGCTTCCAGTTCACATAGCCAATTGCAGAAAAGCTCTAAACCTTGCAATCCAGCTGTGAGTAGCATTCCTAAAGTAAGGAAGTCGGAAATGATTTCTATTAATGAAACAAGACTCCCTCTTGCTCCTAGGAAAAGGTCTGAAATTATCAAAGGAGCACAGAAGAATTGCTCCGAGGGATTAAGCATTTCAGATGTAAAGTCCGAACCAAGCATACAAATAGAAAATAAGCAGATGGTTGGTGCAGAAGTCGAATGTGATTCTTTGGGTTCTGAAAAAATAAGTAACCATGTAAAGGTTGGAAACATTCTTGTACATGTCAACTTAAAATATAAGGAACAAGAAGTACATAAAAGTGAGAATGTTGGCAGCAAGGAGGACGTGGTACTCCCTTTACATGAAAATAAACTTCTTTCCAAGAGTCATACCAATGATCAGTTGGAGGAAGAGATTGGCCACCCTCAGGATGAAAAATTATATGATATCTTGTCAAATGGGGATCAGTCTTTATTTCAGGAGCAACAATCTATGGACTACAACAGCCTGCAGAGAACTTCAAATAATATTTCAAATACTATGCATAATGCCGTggaacaagatgaagatgaggaaATCAGACCGCATGCTTGTGATGTTCTGACTTCTAATGAAAATTTGGTGCTACTGGCAGAGCATGGGGCTTCTTTTGAGAATAGTAGACATTCTGTAGAGTTGAAGGAATACAGTAGTGTCAAGGTTGCACTTTTAAATTCTAGTCTTACTGATTTTAGTGAAACTGCTTTGGGAGGATCGATACAAGGTATCCCGTGCAAGAATACTGAACAGGTTGATTGTGGTGCTGGTGATTTTGGTAAATATGGACGGGATGCAAAAGTACATTTATTGAATGGGAATCTCTCAGTCAGTTGCAATGAAATCACCCAAACAAATTTGGATGCAGTTAATCAGCAGTTGCAGGGGGGACAACTCAAGACTTCAAGTCCTAGTATTGTTGGAGAAATTAgttcaaaaaatgaaaatgaatgtCTTATAGATAATTGTCAGCTAGTTCATGTGGCAATTTTGGCTTCCAAAATTTCTCCTCAAAAGTCTGTGCAAGAAATCAATGGTGCTACTCAAAGTGAATCACAGATGACTGAAATTGAAGACTGTCATCCTCCAGTAGGTGTGCAATCAGGTCTCATTCTGGAAAGACCAGTTGATGAAGAATATGACCAGGTTATTGACTCCAAAGTATTGCATGATGGAACTCAATCGTTTGAATTGGATATCTTCAGAACTGTTTTGACAACGGCTTGCTGCACTAAGGTTTATGATTCTCCGAAAAGAAGACCTTTTTGTGAGAATAATATAGAAAATCTCAATTTTACATGTCCCACGGGGAAAGCTGATCGTTATTCCGGGGGAAGTGATATGTCAATTAGTAGCTGCAGTCCCATGTCTGAATCACAGCTTAGAGAAGACAGTTTTTCTAGGGAAACTTCCTTGCACGGTGATGTTCAGCGTGATGTCCCTGGAAACTTTGAGCAACAAGCTAGTATGTTAGCATATCCTGACATTAATGAAATGCTTTGTGAGGATGAGAGTCTAGTGCTAAATCATGGACGCTTGCTTCATCAGAGTGAAATTTCTGAAGTTTCCGTAGATTTCAATTCAAACACCAAAGATTTTATTGGTCATGGAGCTGAAAACCCCTCTGGCTTTTTACAAGGTACAGAATTGGCTCAATCAGTCCAAGAATTTGAACACACCAACAATGAGATTGAGGAGCAACAAGCTAGAATGTTAGCAAATCCTGAAATTAATGATACTGTTTGTGCGGATGAGAGTGTAGTGCCAAATCATGACCACTTGTTTCTTCAGAGTGAATTTTCTGTTTCTGTAGATTTCATTTCGAATACCAAAGATTCTATTGGTAAGGGAGCTGAAAACCCCTCTGGCCTTTTACAACATACAGAATTGAACCAATCAGCCCCAGAATTCGAACACATTAACAGAGAGATTGAGGAATCATATGTGGAAGACGTACAAGCGCAGATCTTTAATGAAAATTCAGTGGCTGACAACTGCAACAATAAACACGGTCTTTCAGTTTCTATTGATCAATTATCATTGGAAGATCATAATAATATAAAAGAAGATTCCGAGAATGTTGATAAGATACTGCACTTGGATGGTGACTGGCTGCCCGCAGATATTGCTTCCTCTGAAGAAATCagtgaaaaaaatttatatgaGGGAGCATTTGAAGGATGCAATATCCATATAAGCGAACACTATGCTTACAATCATCACATTCAGGCTATGCCTGAAAACAAAGATGGCAATAGTAATGTGGATGAAAAGGCCGAGCTTTTGCAAATCAATGATACAAGAAAGGTTTCTTCTGACATATCACCATTAGTCGAAGTTCTACTCAACGCATGTGATGTGAATGAACACAGTGCTTCCAATCATCATATTCAGGCTGCGCCTGATAACGAAGATGGAAATAGTGATGTGGATGAAAGAGCAGAGCTTTTGAAGATTGATGATGCAACAAAAGGTGCTTCTGACATATTCCCATTAGTTAAAGTTCAACTCAATGCAAGTGATTTGCCTGAACACAATGCTTCCAATCATCATATTCCAGATTTGCCTGAAAACCAAGATGGGAATAGTGATGTGGATGAAAGGGCAGAGCTTTTGCAAATCGATGATGCAACAAAAGGTGCTTCTGACATATTGCCATTACTTGAAGTTCAAGGCAATGCACGTGATTTGGCTGAACACAATGCTTCCAATCATCATGTTCATGATATGCCTCAATACAAAGATAGAAATAATGATGTGGAAGAAAGGGCAGCACTTTTGCAAATTGATTATGCAAAAAAAGGTGCTTCTGACATATTGCCATTGCTTGAAGTTCAACTCAATGATAGTGTTATTTCTGCTGACTTTGATTCTTCTATAAAAGTGAGCGAAGATCCCTTTACAAAGATAGATGCTTGGAAATCTGAGGATCAGTGTTCTTTAGGTGAAAATTCAAAGTTACGAGCTTCAGATAATCTAACCTTTAATGCAAGAATCCCACAAGGCAGTGAAGTTAGTTCATTAGATAGTAAACGTTTTTCAGATGAAGCTGAAACTATCTTTGAGAAAGATGATTTTCCTAATACCGACATGCAGCATCAGACAAAAGGCGACATTAGTATTGCAGAAGACAGCAACAAAATGATTCAACTGTGAGTATCTTACTTTTGTGATAAAATTTGGTCATCTATGCTTTGGCATTGCAATCCTTCTATTTTTACATCTAAGACTTTGTTTTGAAGTCGTGATGTTGAGTATCTTAATTTTGTGAATGACAGCCCGAAATCTACGATTAAAAGCAAACAGGAAGTTCCTGCATTGAAGCCTCCACCAAATGCTGCTCCATTTTCTGATGAATGGTTAGCTGCACTTGAAGCAGCTGGAGAGGTGACTCAAATTTCTTAATTGCAAAAGACCATTAGTTCTTTGAAATAGTCTATAAAATGCCCCACGGGTTACCACTTAGATTTCTTAATTTTCTGAACGTTAAGCCCCACAAGTCACGACTTCACATAGACCATTAGTTCTTTGAAatgtagtaatttttttttcatgtttgttTCATTTGGTACTTCTTGTTTGCAGGAGATTTTAACAATGAAAAGCGGCGCTGTACAAAATTCTCCCCCTCACAAGCCTCAGCATGAACCAAGTCCTTGGTCCCCGGTAGGTTAATCCTTCAGTATCTAAACTTGATTCATGTTCTAAGCTTAAAGTTCTAGCACGAATAATtggcattttttatttataattggcTACATAAGTATAAGATTAAACCATACCTGCATAAACTACAAACAACGCAAGCAAAATAAGAACTTCAAGAGAGAACCCCCAACGTAACACAATCCACTCCACTGCTACAGTGTGGGTTATTGTCCTTGTAGTTTCAGACAATTTCAAAAGTAAACAGGGAACAGACTTCGTTTATGGCATATATTCCCTGGACCAGAAGGAATCTTATATATATCTTGGATGTGGACAGGGGAAACTCTGGACtattaaaataggaaaaaaaattggCGTATCATTTCTTTGAACTTAGTCTTTCTTAACATCACAACATGTAATTTACATTAGAATCAGGTATTAGATATTGTATTACCATGATTATATAACCCGTTAGAATTGGGATGATAGAAATTTGTGGACTTTCTCATGCTTTACaaaatgcatgtttggaaatccttctataCTTGATTCTGAAGGCAGAATCAATTTTTCGAAAGAAAGCTTCTGTGAGtatcttttgagttttgaaattgaTTCTATGGAAAAATAAGCTGACCCAAACATACCAAAATGCCGTTGCATTAGCCTTACACCAGCTTTTGTCAGTTGAAGCTATTTTAGTCGGAACATCTCAATCATAAGTGCATATATCAGAAAGAGTCATGCTATATTGCACCATTCCTATGTGGTTTATATGCCTTTTGTCTTGATGATGATATTATTGTGAGTATTACTTCAATTTCTCTGTTGCATTTTTTGTTTACAGGTGAGACGTAAAAGCCAAGCCATTGGACCATTTGACTGTACCAAAGTAACCAAACACAACGTGCAGCATTCCGGTTAAAAGTGACAAAACTAGGATTTGATCCTTAAAATATCATTAATCACTAACCTTTTTGTCTTTGCTTGAACGAACCTTCAACAGCTTTAGGAGTTAGAACACGTTGTGTGGAGCAAGTGCTACGCGGATAGACTTGGAGCTTTCCACAGTTATGCCTTACTCTGAAGAtgcttataaataaaatatcaaaCTGATTGTTCTCAAGTTGTAAATGATATTTTTGTACTACTTTAATCTTTTacataattcattttttattagtttCCACGAGGTGTTAGATGTGAGACATCTTTTGGTCACATATCGGTGTCACAAAATCAATATAGCGCATTTCacattttagaagatataattctGCAGAATGTATTGtacttttctatattttatgCTGTTTATTGTCAATTTATTTTTATGGCATAAAATTTAGTGATCAACTAATCGATcatcgaatgatagctcaagtagtaagagaTATGGACATATAGGTTGGGTGGAGGAGGTCCAAAGATCAATTCCTAGAGTGCACAATTTATATTtctaatgtaccaaaaaaaaagtgaccAACTGAgcgaaaataatttttttagttacTTCTTAGAACTTAGATGCTTAGATAAATGTAATtgcattaaaaatattttaagcaGTAAAGACATTATTTACTTTTTTATCACCTTTCTAAGAGAAATGTAAatttcttcttattttcccTCCATTTAAACCAAATATAAAGATTGTGTAAATAGTTGCAGACTGAAGTTATAACATCAAGAACTCATTTAAATACTACTTGAGTGTAATTTGAACAGACTTTCATCCTAATTTATATGTAAAGACACATTCAATTTTTTATCTCGAAATGCGTTGTAGCGTCTATTTGAAATTGTGCTATATATCCAAACATAGCTTAAATCATTTGaacattttgattttgaatcctGAAACATGAAAAGCATAAAGAAAATTTTAACTTCATTACCATCTCAATTTACTAATCCTTAAAACAAAGTCCTctgttaacaaaataaaaccaaTGCGCTACTTAgaggaaaaaatttgaaataaaaacaCAATCCAATATCCCTCTCAGATGTCATTCACGCCATTGGTACCTGCACTTTTCATTCAAGCACAAGTAAAATATAGTTGCTGGCTCATCAGCTGATCGAGTCTGAAATTCTGTGTAAGCAGCTTTATCATGACTGCATTTTTGGCATCGCACTACAAGAAAAACGAAGAAGtgagaaaatgaaggaaaaaaaaaatacatgtgtATCACAAATCAGACTGTCAATAAAAATATTCAGTTTCCTCTAAATTCAAGTATCCTCAGACCAAAACATAGAAATTTTGACATGTATTGGAAGCTGGAAAAAATGCTATatctgaacaaaaaaaaaactgaaaaagcaCTACGAAGATTTCTATTGCTGCTAACGCTTGGCTTTGACACTTAAACCTCCAAACTACACCATGGCTTGCACCAAAACCCCTTATCCAAGGGCTTCTGATTCTTAATTCACTTTGTTTTATTCATCCCTTCACCTAGCTAGGACCACATTCAACACAAGTGAAGGTCCTTAGCAGTAACTAAAAATGGCATTCCGAAATTTATCTTTACAACTCAACTATATTGGATGTACTACCAGAAACCAGACCTTATCATCTCCGACAATCAATAAATGTAATGCTAAAAGGGAAACTTAGCACCTAATAAAGTTCCCACTATGGCAGGGAAAGAGTCCAAACAATTGTGCCAAGACTCCCTTTCAAACTA from Lotus japonicus ecotype B-129 chromosome 2, LjGifu_v1.2 includes:
- the LOC130740460 gene encoding uncharacterized protein LOC130740460 isoform X3, encoding MFSYWNSYQAGCKTIVSETHPPSRMYQPGSGANKSEACLPQGVSDTVEKKQQTLFQKTKSSGLRMPSPSLGYFSQSKASSSHSQLQKSSKPCNPAVSSIPKVRKSEMISINETRLPLAPRKRSEIIKGAQKNCSEGLSISDVKSEPSIQIENKQMVGAEVECDSLGSEKISNHVKVGNILVHVNLKYKEQEVHKSENVGSKEDVVLPLHENKLLSKSHTNDQLEEEIGHPQDEKLYDILSNGDQSLFQEQQSMDYNSLQRTSNNISNTMHNAVEQDEDEEIRPHACDVLTSNENLVLLAEHGASFENSRHSVELKEYSSVKVALLNSSLTDFSETALGGSIQGIPCKNTEQVDCGAGDFGKYGRDAKVHLLNGNLSVSCNEITQTNLDAVNQQLQGGQLKTSSPSIVGEISSKNENECLIDNCQLVHVAILASKISPQKSVQEINGATQSESQMTEIEDCHPPVGVQSGLILERPVDEEYDQVIDSKVLHDGTQSFELDIFRTVLTTACCTKVYDSPKRRPFCENNIENLNFTCPTGKADRYSGGSDMSISSCSPMSESQLREDSFSRETSLHGDVQRDVPGNFEQQASMLAYPDINEMLCEDESLVLNHGRLLHQSEISEVSVDFNSNTKDFIGHGAENPSGFLQGTELAQSVQEFEHTNNEIEEQQARMLANPEINDTVCADESVVPNHDHLFLQSEFSVSVDFISNTKDSIGKGAENPSGLLQHTELNQSAPEFEHINREIEESYVEDVQAQIFNENSVADNCNNKHGLSVSIDQLSLEDHNNIKEDSENVDKILHLDGDWLPADIASSEEISEKNLYEGAFEGCNIHISEHYAYNHHIQAMPENKDGNSNVDEKAELLQINDTRKVSSDISPLVEVLLNACDVNEHSASNHHIQAAPDNEDGNSDVDERAELLKIDDATKGASDIFPLVKVQLNASDLPEHNASNHHIPDLPENQDGNSDVDERAELLQIDDATKGASDILPLLEVQGNARDLAEHNASNHHVHDMPQYKDRNNDVEERAALLQIDYAKKGASDILPLLEVQLNDSVISADFDSSIKVSEDPFTKIDAWKSEDQCSLGENSKLRASDNLTFNARIPQGSEVSSLDSKRFSDEAETIFEKDDFPNTDMQHQTKGDISIAEDSNKMIQLPKSTIKSKQEVPALKPPPNAAPFSDEWLAALEAAGEEILTMKSGAVQNSPPHKPQHEPSPWSPVRRKSQAIGPFDCTKVTKHNVQHSG
- the LOC130740460 gene encoding uncharacterized protein LOC130740460 isoform X2; translated protein: MDSISDLPLLEIAVEDDSLLSDAPTSTNVFSCSPLISLRSLPPQSDGVDSENLNSSSKENSNSNRPEAPKLSVERSQMKRKKKGGGGYNLRKSLAWDRAFFTEQGVLNPVELSMISGTATPNMEVIQEEEPVATSLALQQIEENLFKHSSDGVITIGHRKNGAGVGLSPKPAALTKQTLTPTSMAKRKVLANNDVVGSASKRSACPRLVPSSSLKKPDMAKGPSKEVKVTRIPGRKSDLPVSTRTTARSGTLSRDSTKRNQNAYPGQSKNPRPVPSNPKADPAKKCSVTGTLTKLAAKQLNNSVSETHPPSRMYQPGSGANKSEACLPQGVSDTVEKKQQTLFQKTKSSGLRMPSPSLGYFSQSKASSSHSQLQKSSKPCNPAVSSIPKVRKSEMISINETRLPLAPRKRSEIIKGAQKNCSEGLSISDVKSEPSIQIENKQMVGAEVECDSLGSEKISNHVKVGNILVHVNLKYKEQEVHKSENVGSKEDVVLPLHENKLLSKSHTNDQLEEEIGHPQDEKLYDILSNGDQSLFQEQQSMDYNSLQRTSNNISNTMHNAVEQDEDEEIRPHACDVLTSNENLVLLAEHGASFENSRHSVELKEYSSVKVALLNSSLTDFSETALGGSIQGIPCKNTEQVDCGAGDFGKYGRDAKVHLLNGNLSVSCNEITQTNLDAVNQQLQGGQLKTSSPSIVGEISSKNENECLIDNCQLVHVAILASKISPQKSVQEINGATQSESQMTEIEDCHPPVGVQSGLILERPVDEEYDQVIDSKVLHDGTQSFELDIFRTVLTTACCTKVYDSPKRRPFCENNIENLNFTCPTGKADRYSGGSDMSISSCSPMSESQLREDSFSRETSLHGDVQRDVPGNFEQQASMLAYPDINEMLCEDESLVLNHGRLLHQSEISEVSVDFNSNTKDFIGHGAENPSGFLQGTELAQSVQEFEHTNNEIEEQQARMLANPEINDTVCADESVVPNHDHLFLQSEFSVSVDFISNTKDSIGKGAENPSGLLQHTELNQSAPEFEHINREIEESYVEDVQAQIFNENSVADNCNNKHGLSVSIDQLSLEDHNNIKEDSENVDKILHLDGDWLPADIASSEEISEKNLYEGAFEGCNIHISEHYAYNHHIQAMPENKDGNSNVDEKAELLQINDTRKVSSDISPLVEVLLNACDVNEHSASNHHIQAAPDNEDGNSDVDERAELLKIDDATKGASDIFPLVKVQLNASDLPEHNASNHHIPDLPENQDGNSDVDERAELLQIDDATKGASDILPLLEVQGNARDLAEHNASNHHVHDMPQYKDRNNDVEERAALLQIDYAKKGASDILPLLEVQLNDSVISADFDSSIKVSEDPFTKIDAWKSEDQCSLGENSKLRASDNLTFNARIPQGSEVSSLDSKRFSDEAETIFEKDDFPNTDMQHQTKGDISIAEDSNKMIQLPKSTIKSKQEVPALKPPPNAAPFSDEWLAALEAAGEEILTMKSGAVQNSPPHKPQHEPSPWSPVRRKSQAIGPFDCTKVTKHNVQHSG
- the LOC130740460 gene encoding uncharacterized protein LOC130740460 isoform X1, with protein sequence MDSISDLPLLEIAVEDDSLLSDAPTSTNVFSCSPLISLRSLPPQSDGVDSENLNSSSKENSNSNRPEAPKLSVERSQMKRKKKGGGGYNLRKSLAWDRAFFTEQGVLNPVELSMISGTATPNMEVIQEEEPVATSLALQQIEENLFKHSSDGVITIGHRKNGAGVGLSPKPAALTKQTLTPTSMAKRKVLANNDVVGSASKRSACPRLVPSSSLKKPDMAKGPSKEVKVTRIPGRKSDLPVSTRTTARSGTLSRDSTKRNQNAYPANNIQKYSRVTGQSKNPRPVPSNPKADPAKKCSVTGTLTKLAAKQLNNSVSETHPPSRMYQPGSGANKSEACLPQGVSDTVEKKQQTLFQKTKSSGLRMPSPSLGYFSQSKASSSHSQLQKSSKPCNPAVSSIPKVRKSEMISINETRLPLAPRKRSEIIKGAQKNCSEGLSISDVKSEPSIQIENKQMVGAEVECDSLGSEKISNHVKVGNILVHVNLKYKEQEVHKSENVGSKEDVVLPLHENKLLSKSHTNDQLEEEIGHPQDEKLYDILSNGDQSLFQEQQSMDYNSLQRTSNNISNTMHNAVEQDEDEEIRPHACDVLTSNENLVLLAEHGASFENSRHSVELKEYSSVKVALLNSSLTDFSETALGGSIQGIPCKNTEQVDCGAGDFGKYGRDAKVHLLNGNLSVSCNEITQTNLDAVNQQLQGGQLKTSSPSIVGEISSKNENECLIDNCQLVHVAILASKISPQKSVQEINGATQSESQMTEIEDCHPPVGVQSGLILERPVDEEYDQVIDSKVLHDGTQSFELDIFRTVLTTACCTKVYDSPKRRPFCENNIENLNFTCPTGKADRYSGGSDMSISSCSPMSESQLREDSFSRETSLHGDVQRDVPGNFEQQASMLAYPDINEMLCEDESLVLNHGRLLHQSEISEVSVDFNSNTKDFIGHGAENPSGFLQGTELAQSVQEFEHTNNEIEEQQARMLANPEINDTVCADESVVPNHDHLFLQSEFSVSVDFISNTKDSIGKGAENPSGLLQHTELNQSAPEFEHINREIEESYVEDVQAQIFNENSVADNCNNKHGLSVSIDQLSLEDHNNIKEDSENVDKILHLDGDWLPADIASSEEISEKNLYEGAFEGCNIHISEHYAYNHHIQAMPENKDGNSNVDEKAELLQINDTRKVSSDISPLVEVLLNACDVNEHSASNHHIQAAPDNEDGNSDVDERAELLKIDDATKGASDIFPLVKVQLNASDLPEHNASNHHIPDLPENQDGNSDVDERAELLQIDDATKGASDILPLLEVQGNARDLAEHNASNHHVHDMPQYKDRNNDVEERAALLQIDYAKKGASDILPLLEVQLNDSVISADFDSSIKVSEDPFTKIDAWKSEDQCSLGENSKLRASDNLTFNARIPQGSEVSSLDSKRFSDEAETIFEKDDFPNTDMQHQTKGDISIAEDSNKMIQLPKSTIKSKQEVPALKPPPNAAPFSDEWLAALEAAGEEILTMKSGAVQNSPPHKPQHEPSPWSPVRRKSQAIGPFDCTKVTKHNVQHSG